A window from Triticum aestivum cultivar Chinese Spring chromosome 6D, IWGSC CS RefSeq v2.1, whole genome shotgun sequence encodes these proteins:
- the LOC123144669 gene encoding alkaline phosphatase D, with product MAGSRLVHLFLLILLVPSLRAAPNTTAVVSRIAFGSCANQSAPQPVWEAIVGFDPQVFIWLGDNVYGDNKRPSRVFGRERTVGPWRNVPRFYPATEEELRGKYELAKANPGYAKLRERARVIGTWDDHDYGVNDAGKEYSGKVFSQRLLLDFLDEDEDSPRRKQAGVYASYMFGPEGKRVKVIMLDTRYHRDPLLSDGTILGDPQWQWLERELRGPQSEMTIIGSSIQVVSNLSATTGPLFYVESWARFPRERERLFRLIDSSKRNGVLFISGDVHFGEIARFDCGAQYPLYDITSSGLTQSVENSVPAVFQSVMRLLAWLTPTPMRVFSPNCRHKSCSYGQPNFGAIEIDWNAVPPRVKIELRDLHGNSVDGVEFPISELKPSNAHANKKEGHSFEAHCSLETELPWLVRYRLALLFFGTIAVFVIAVALLVIACCSATKLFTRKCKMA from the exons ATGGCCGGCTCCCGGCTCGTTCATCTCTTCCTTCTCAtcctcctcgtcccctccctccGCGCCGCCCCCAACACCACCGCCGTGGTGTCCAGGATCGCATTTGGCTCCTGCGCCAACCAGAGCGCGCCCCAG CCCGTGTGGGAGGCCATCGTGGGGTTCGACCCGCAGGTCTTCATCTGGCTCGGGGACAACGTCTACGGGGACAACAAGCGCCCGTCCCGGGTGTTCGGGAGGGAGCGCACGGTGGGGCCCTGGAGGAACGTGCCGCGCTTCTACCCGGCGACCGAGGAGGAGCTGCGCGGGAAGTACGAGCTGGCCAAGGCCAACCCGGGGTACGCCAAGctgagggagagggctagg GTCATTGGAACATGGGATGACCATGATTATGGAGTGAATGATGCAGGCAAGGAATATAGTGGAAAAGTGTTCTCCCAAAGGCTTCTATTAGATTTCCTGGATGAAGATGAAGACAGTCCACG GAGGAAACAAGCAGGTGTTTATGCCTCATACATGTTTGGCCCCGAAGGAAAACGTGTAAAG GTAATAATGTTGGACACCAGATATCACAGAGACCCACTCTTAAGTGATGGAACTATACTTGGAGATCCTCAGTGGCAGTGGCTGGAGAGGGAGCTACGTGGTCCTCAGTCAGAGATGACCATCATTGGATCTTCAATTCAG GTGGTGTCCAATCTTTCTGCCACCACTGGACCTTTGTTCTATGTGGAGTCCTGGGCACGCTTTCCGAGGGAAAGAGAACGGCTGTTTAGACTGATCGATAGCAGTAAG AGAAATGGGGTCTTATTTATTAGTGGTGATGTTCATTTTGGAGAAATTGCTCGTTTTGACTGTGGTGCTCAATATCCATTGTATGATATTACCTCAAGTGGTCTTACCCAGTCTGTCGAGAATTCTGTACCAGCAGTATTCCAATCTGTTATGAGACTTCTGGCTTGGCTGACACCAACCCCCATGCGAGTCTTCAGCCCTAACTGCCGTCACAAATCATGCTCATATG GTCAGCCaaattttggagccatcgaaatagaTTGGAATGCAGTACCTCCACGGGTTAAAATTGAACTAAGAGATTTACATGGCAATTCTGTTGATGGTGTGGAGTTCCCTATATCTGAGCTGAAGCCATCAAATGCACATGCAAACAAAAAAGAAGGGCATTCTTTTGAAGCACATTGTAGTCTCGAAACAGAGCTTCCATGGCTGGTACGGTACCGCCTTGCGCTGCTGTTCTTTGGCACCATTGCCG TTTTTGTCATTGCTGTGGCGCTTCTCGTAATCGCCTGCTGCTCAGCTACTAAACTGTTCACTAGGAAGTGCAAGATGGCATAG
- the LOC123144670 gene encoding 2-oxoglutarate-dependent dioxygenase DAO isoform X1 — MAGIPVIDLQLAAAAPEEAARLRDAAQRLGCFRVAGHGVPRVLQDDMKAAVRALFDLPDDAKRRNADVISGSGYVAPSATNPLYEAFGLYDAASPADVDAFCASLHAPPHIRETIRRYAEKTHGLIVDVAAKLAAGLGLEEPEADRMFQDWPCQFRINRYNYTPDTVGETGVQVHTDSGFLTVLQEDDRVGGLEVADLDTGEFAPVDPVPGTFLVNLGDVATAWSNGALHNVRHRVQCVAAVPRVSIALFLLAPKDDVVRAPDAFVGAGSHRLFRTFGYDDYRRLRQSTGEHAGEALARLAA; from the exons atggcggggatCCCGGTGATCGACCTGCAGCTCGCCGCCGCGGCGCCGGAGGAGGCCGCGCGGCTACGGGACGCGGCCCAGCGCCTGGGCTGCTTCCGGGTGGCAGGCCACGGCGTGCCGCGCGTGCTCCAGGACGACATGAAGGCCGCCGTGCGCGCCCTCTTCGACCTCCCCGACGACGCCAAGCGCCGCAACGCCGACGTCATCTCCGGCAGCGGCTACGTCGCGCCGAGCGCCACGAACCCGCTCTACGAGGCGTTCGGCCTCTACGACGCCGCGTCCCCCGCCGACGTCGACGCCTTCTGCGCCTCCCTCCACGCGCCACCGCACATCAG GGAGACCATTAGAAGGTATGCGGAGAAGACGCACGGGCTAATCGTGGACGTGGCGGCGAAGCTGGCCGCGGGCCTCGGCCTGGAGGAGCCCGAGGCCGACCGCATGTTCCAGGACTGGCCGTGCCAGTTCCGCATCAACAGGTACAACTACACGCCGGACACCGTGGGGGAGACCGGCGTGCAGGTCCACACGGACTCCGGCTTCCTCACCGTTCTCCAGGAGGACGACCGCGTCGGCGGCCTCGAGGTGGCGGACCTGGACACCGGCGAGTTCGCGCCCGTGGACCCGGTCCCGGGCACCTTCCTCGTCAACCTCGGCGACGTCGCCACG GCGTGGAGCAACGGGGCGCTGCACAACGTGAGGCACCGCGTGCAGTGCGTGGCGGCGGTGCCGCGCGTCTCCATCGCGCTCTTCTTGCTAGCGCCCAAGGACGACGTGGTCCGCGCGCCGGACGCCTTTGTCGGCGCCGGCAGCCACCGCCTCTTCAGAACTTTCGGCTACGACGACTACCGCCGGCTCCGGCAGTCCACCGGGGAGCATGCCGGCGAGGCCCTGGCGCGGTTGGCCGCGTGA